CGTCCGGCGATATCGCATAAGTGTAGGTCGGCAGGTCATTGAAATTGTAGCCCGGCATCAACCGTTTCTCTTCACCGGTCTTCAAGTCCTTCATGAACAGCTCGATCGGATTGCCCGGAATTTTCTCATCGACCCGCAGGAACGCCACCTTGTCCGACCCCGCCGCCGCCGGCATCAAACCGTTGCGCACGATAATCTTCCCCGCTTCGCGCTCATATTGCCCGTACGCCGCCCCCGCCAAGATCGCGACGCACAGCCCAACGTGCATTAACCGTCTCAACTTCAAGTCTTCCTTCCTTTCATCTCATCAGCGAATCTGCCCATTTATACATCGGCGCAAGCCCTTTGGCGAATGAATTTTCCACCCCGGCAGGCGCTTCCAATTGCCCTGTTCGAACTTCCGCAACACGCCACCGCAATTCCCGCCGATGGCACCACCAACCTCTTTATGTCGCCGAAACATGACTTGTTACCCATCTGCTCGGTTAAATCTGTTACCTGTCCGCCCGGTTAGTACCCCACGGAGAGGGGTCGGGGGTGAGGGTGCTCGCATCGGGTCGACAGCCGCCGCCACAACTCCCCTACCACTCTGCTGGCCAACTTCCATCTCCCCCTCCGTCACTCCTCTTTCTATCGCTATCCACCACCTCCCTTAAAACTCTATTTGACAATCACTTCCGCCTCCCCTAATCTTCCGCTGCTGTCGGCATAACCATTAAACAATCCTCCTCCAACCGCGTCTATTCCAATGGGTTGGAGAGTGTGGGGTGTCGTGATCGAGAACATTTCCGAACTCGTCGAACGCTTTAAAGCCGGCGACGAAAGAGCTTTCAATGAGCTGGTTCGATTGTTCGAGAAACGAATTTACGCCCACGCCTACCAGATGCTGGGAAACCATACCGAGGCCGATGAAGTCCTGCAGGAGACCTTCGTCCGCCTCGTCAAAAATATCGCGCGCTTGAAGACCGATGCCAACTTTCCGAGCTTCCTCTTCAAGATCGCGACCAATTACTGCATCGACATCATCCGCAAGCGACAGCGTAAGTACGTTGTCCTTGACGATGAGGAAGCCGAGGATTCCGGCCGTTACCAGCTCGAGCTGTCGCGGTCGATACTGACACCGGAGGACGAACAGGAAAACAAACAACTCCTGGAGTTGATCAACGCCGCCATCGCCGAGCTGCCCCCCAAACAACGGGCTACCATTGTGCTGCACGACGTCGACGGCTACTCCAAGGAGGAGATCGCGCAGATGATGGATTGCCCGCAGGCCACCGTCCGGTCGAACCTGCACATCGCGCGCTCCAAAGTGAAACAGAAGTTGAAAGAGATTCTCGACCGCCCGCTTGACCCGGACGGCCGAAATCGTGAGGAACGGTAAATGCAAGAACGTGACCACCAAGACCAACTGCTCGATCTGCGGCCGCAGCACACCCGTGCGCCGCTCGATCAGACGCCGCACTTCGGCGATCTCGATCCCGCCGCCCGCGAGCGCGAACTGGCCTATCTGCGGTTGATCTCCGCCCGGCAGGTGCGCCTGCCCGACGACGCTTACTTCGCCGCCGCCCGCGGGAAAATACGACAACGCGTGACACTGCGGAAGATCACCCTGTGGGATCGCCTCGTCGCCGCTGTGATCCCCGAGACCCTTCGCCCGGTGCCGGTCGCCGTCGGTGTTGCCGCGATTGCCGTTGCGATCATGTTGAGCGTCGTGTATTATCCGTACGGCAGCATCCCGGAAACTCGTTTCGCTTCCGGCAACTTCGGCCCTTACGTCTCGCTCGCCGAGACGTACACCGAGCAGGTCGCCGCCGGCGAACCCGGTGGACTTTCGCCGCAGGAACTGAAGGAGTATCGCGAGATTTTGCCTATGTCGACCGCGATTCTGGGCTCGCCCTCCTCGCTGTCGCGCTCACGTTCGCTCGCATTCTCCGGTCAATGATCGGCGAATGAACATGGAGGTCACCGGTGCCCACCGCCTGCGCAGCGTCCCGAGATACACTGGACAGCGGGGGAAATCGTCAGTCGGGTCGCAAGTTATATATGGGAACTGAGCCGCCAAAGTAATTGTCATGAACCGACCGCTTAAACCTCGACGTCCTCACCGTCGCGGCGGAATCTTCCTCTGCCCGCTTGCCTGCCTGATGGCAGCGCTTCTGCTCTCCTGTGTTGATTCGCAGCCGACCGTCCACCTCCAGATGAAATTCCAACCTGGCCGTGAACTCGTCTATGAGCAGATCAATCGTCAGACCTTCTCGATGAATAACTCCCCGGTGATTTCCTCCTCCTCGCAGTC
This window of the Candidatus Zixiibacteriota bacterium genome carries:
- a CDS encoding sigma-70 family RNA polymerase sigma factor, which gives rise to MGWRVWGVVIENISELVERFKAGDERAFNELVRLFEKRIYAHAYQMLGNHTEADEVLQETFVRLVKNIARLKTDANFPSFLFKIATNYCIDIIRKRQRKYVVLDDEEAEDSGRYQLELSRSILTPEDEQENKQLLELINAAIAELPPKQRATIVLHDVDGYSKEEIAQMMDCPQATVRSNLHIARSKVKQKLKEILDRPLDPDGRNREER